From the Tenacibaculum dicentrarchi genome, the window TGGGGTAAATTAGCTTTGGCAGGTTCTGGAAATAATAAGTTTTACAATGCTAAAAATGAAAGATTATCAGAGGAAAATATTTTTGGAGAAGATTTTTTAATCAGTAATGAGCAGTTGAATTGGCAACTAAAAAATGAAACAAAAAAAATAGGAGATTATTTATGTTATAAAGCAATAGCAATAGAGAAAAAAATGTATAGAGGTAAAATGAAAGAGTATCCTGTCATGGCTTGGTATTGCCCTGAAATAAGTAGTTCTTTTGGCCCTATTGGTGTTGCTGGTTTACCTGGTTTAATTTTAGAAGTAAATAAAGGAAACATAAAGTATAGAGCTACTAAAATTAATTTAAATCCTAAAAAAAATATAAAGATTACAAAACTAACAAAAGGTAAAAAAATAACTCGTAAAAAATTGGGAGAAATGATAAGTGAAGCTATGGGTAATTTTAAGAAAAATAAAGGGTATTAAAAGGCTGGCTTATTGCAATTTGT encodes:
- a CDS encoding GLPGLI family protein, yielding MDKIKLITIITLFFINNIIAQSQQGIVTYKKSIERKIPTEKDKKASNFNKFERVNKSIDKLLKNIEFELKFNVKESFFAVIPSLALEESRWGKLALAGSGNNKFYNAKNERLSEENIFGEDFLISNEQLNWQLKNETKKIGDYLCYKAIAIEKKMYRGKMKEYPVMAWYCPEISSSFGPIGVAGLPGLILEVNKGNIKYRATKINLNPKKNIKITKLTKGKKITRKKLGEMISEAMGNFKKNKGY